A genomic segment from Triplophysa dalaica isolate WHDGS20190420 chromosome 22, ASM1584641v1, whole genome shotgun sequence encodes:
- the ptbp3 gene encoding polypyrimidine tract-binding protein 3 isoform X3 — MDGYWAPGEPPVSSSSCCHTTMSSSTPSTANGNDSKTYKGDRSPCAPSRVLHVRRVPIEVSEAEVISLGIPFGKVTNLLMLKGKNQAFIEMASEEAAITMVNYYTAATPHVRNQPVYIQYSNHRELKTDNLPNQGRAQAALHAVNAVHSGNMTLSGSATASDGGLMPGQSPVLRIIVENLYYPVSLEVLHQIFSKFGTVLKIITFTKNNQFQALLQYSDAMNAHHAKLALDGQNIYNGCCTLRVEFSKLTSLNVKYNNDKSRDFTRLDLPSGDGQPTLDPTMQTAFGAPGIISSPYPGAGFAPAIGFPQAGLSMQTMPGALGPLTLTSSAMAGRMAIHGMAPNAIHSVLLVSNLNPDSISPHGLFILFGVYGDVHRVKILFNKKENALIQMADATQAQLAMSHLNGQRLYGKVIRVTVSKHQTVQLPREGQEDQGLTKDFSGSPLHRFKKPGSKNFQNIFPPSATLHLSNIPPSTTDDFLKDLFAGSGYTVKAFKFFQKDRKMALIQLGSVEEAIQALIDLHNHDLGENHHLRVSFSKSTI, encoded by the exons TGGGCACCTGGAGAGCCTCCTGTTTCCTCCTCCTCGTGTTGCCATACTACCATGAGCAGTTCCACTCCATCCACAG CTAATGGCAACGACAGTAAAACGTATAAAGGAGACCGATCTCCCTGTGCCCCCTCCCGTGTCCTCCACGTCCGCAGAGTTCCCATTGAAGTGTCCGAGGCAGAAGTCATCTCATTAGGAATTCCTTTCGGCAAAGTCACCAACCTGTTGATGCTAAAAGGGAAAAACCAA GCTTTTATAGAAATGGCTTCTGAAGAAGCAGCCATCACCATGGTCAACTACTACACCGCAGCCACGCCCCACGTCCGCAACCAGCCTGTCTACATCCAGTATTCCAACCACCGCGAGCTAAAGACAGACAACCTGCCCAACCAGGGG AGGGCTCAGGCTGCTCTCCATGCTGTCAacgcagtgcattctgggaacaTGACTTTGTCTGGGTCTGCGACGGCCAGTGACGGTGGTTTGATGCCTGGACAAAGTCCTGTGCTTCGCATCATAGTGGAGAATCTCTACTACCCTGTATCTCTAGAAGTGCTGCACCAG ATCTTCTCAAAATTTGGGACCGTCCTGAAGATTATTACCTTCACCAAGAACAACCAGTTTCAGGCCTTGCTGCAATACTCAGATGCAATGAACGCACATCACGCCAAACTG GCTTTGGACGGGCAGAACATCTACAACGGCTGCTGCACGTTGCGTGTGGAATTCTCCAAGCTGACCAGTCTGAATGTGAAATATAACAACGACAAGAGCAGGGACTTCACACGTCTGGACCTTCCCTCAGGGGACGGACAGCCCACGCTAGACCCCACCATGCAGACCGCTTTCG GGGCTCCTGGGATAATCTCCTCTCCATACCCCGGGGCTGGATTCGCACCCGCTATTGGTTTTCCTCAGGCAG GTCTGTCCATGCAGACGATGCCTGGTGCTCTGGGACCTCTGACACTCACTTCATCCGCAATGGCAGGAAGGATGGCCATCCACGGCATGGCCCCCAACGCCATCCACTCTGTTCTCCTCGTCTCCAACCTCAACCCTGAT AGTATATCCCCACATGGACTCTTCATTTTATTCG GAGTCTACGGAGATGTTCACAGGGTGAAGATTCTGTTTAACAAGAAAGAGAATGCTTTAATACAGATGGCCGACGCCACACAAGCTCAGTTGG CCATGAGTCATCTGAACGGTCAGCGTCTGTACGGTAAGGTGATCCGTGTGACCGTCTCAAAGCACCAGACGGTTCAGCTCCCCAGGGAGGGTCAGGAGGATCAGGGTCTGACTAAAGACTTCAGTGGGAGTCCACTCCATCGCTTCAAAAAACCCGGCTCCAAAAATTTCCAGAACATCTTTCCCCCCTCCGCCACTCTGCACCTCTCGAACATCCC GCCCTCCACCACAGATGATTTTCTGAAAGACCTGTTTGCCGGTTCTGGGTACACTGTCAAGGCCTTCAAGTTTTTCCA gaagGACCGCAAGATGGCACTGATTCAGCTGGGGTCGGTGGAAGAAGCCATCCAGGCTCTTATCGACCTCCACAACCACGACCTGGGAGAAAACCACCACCTGCGAGTgtccttctccaaatccaccaTCTAA
- the ptbp3 gene encoding polypyrimidine tract-binding protein 3 isoform X5 gives MANGNDSKTYKGDRSPCAPSRVLHVRRVPIEVSEAEVISLGIPFGKVTNLLMLKGKNQAFIEMASEEAAITMVNYYTAATPHVRNQPVYIQYSNHRELKTDNLPNQGRAQAALHAVNAVHSGNMTLSGSATASDGGLMPGQSPVLRIIVENLYYPVSLEVLHQIFSKFGTVLKIITFTKNNQFQALLQYSDAMNAHHAKLALDGQNIYNGCCTLRVEFSKLTSLNVKYNNDKSRDFTRLDLPSGDGQPTLDPTMQTAFGAPGIISSPYPGAGFAPAIGFPQAGLSMQTMPGALGPLTLTSSAMAGRMAIHGMAPNAIHSVLLVSNLNPDSISPHGLFILFGVYGDVHRVKILFNKKENALIQMADATQAQLAMSHLNGQRLYGKVIRVTVSKHQTVQLPREGQEDQGLTKDFSGSPLHRFKKPGSKNFQNIFPPSATLHLSNIPPSTTDDFLKDLFAGSGYTVKAFKFFQKDRKMALIQLGSVEEAIQALIDLHNHDLGENHHLRVSFSKSTI, from the exons CTAATGGCAACGACAGTAAAACGTATAAAGGAGACCGATCTCCCTGTGCCCCCTCCCGTGTCCTCCACGTCCGCAGAGTTCCCATTGAAGTGTCCGAGGCAGAAGTCATCTCATTAGGAATTCCTTTCGGCAAAGTCACCAACCTGTTGATGCTAAAAGGGAAAAACCAA GCTTTTATAGAAATGGCTTCTGAAGAAGCAGCCATCACCATGGTCAACTACTACACCGCAGCCACGCCCCACGTCCGCAACCAGCCTGTCTACATCCAGTATTCCAACCACCGCGAGCTAAAGACAGACAACCTGCCCAACCAGGGG AGGGCTCAGGCTGCTCTCCATGCTGTCAacgcagtgcattctgggaacaTGACTTTGTCTGGGTCTGCGACGGCCAGTGACGGTGGTTTGATGCCTGGACAAAGTCCTGTGCTTCGCATCATAGTGGAGAATCTCTACTACCCTGTATCTCTAGAAGTGCTGCACCAG ATCTTCTCAAAATTTGGGACCGTCCTGAAGATTATTACCTTCACCAAGAACAACCAGTTTCAGGCCTTGCTGCAATACTCAGATGCAATGAACGCACATCACGCCAAACTG GCTTTGGACGGGCAGAACATCTACAACGGCTGCTGCACGTTGCGTGTGGAATTCTCCAAGCTGACCAGTCTGAATGTGAAATATAACAACGACAAGAGCAGGGACTTCACACGTCTGGACCTTCCCTCAGGGGACGGACAGCCCACGCTAGACCCCACCATGCAGACCGCTTTCG GGGCTCCTGGGATAATCTCCTCTCCATACCCCGGGGCTGGATTCGCACCCGCTATTGGTTTTCCTCAGGCAG GTCTGTCCATGCAGACGATGCCTGGTGCTCTGGGACCTCTGACACTCACTTCATCCGCAATGGCAGGAAGGATGGCCATCCACGGCATGGCCCCCAACGCCATCCACTCTGTTCTCCTCGTCTCCAACCTCAACCCTGAT AGTATATCCCCACATGGACTCTTCATTTTATTCG GAGTCTACGGAGATGTTCACAGGGTGAAGATTCTGTTTAACAAGAAAGAGAATGCTTTAATACAGATGGCCGACGCCACACAAGCTCAGTTGG CCATGAGTCATCTGAACGGTCAGCGTCTGTACGGTAAGGTGATCCGTGTGACCGTCTCAAAGCACCAGACGGTTCAGCTCCCCAGGGAGGGTCAGGAGGATCAGGGTCTGACTAAAGACTTCAGTGGGAGTCCACTCCATCGCTTCAAAAAACCCGGCTCCAAAAATTTCCAGAACATCTTTCCCCCCTCCGCCACTCTGCACCTCTCGAACATCCC GCCCTCCACCACAGATGATTTTCTGAAAGACCTGTTTGCCGGTTCTGGGTACACTGTCAAGGCCTTCAAGTTTTTCCA gaagGACCGCAAGATGGCACTGATTCAGCTGGGGTCGGTGGAAGAAGCCATCCAGGCTCTTATCGACCTCCACAACCACGACCTGGGAGAAAACCACCACCTGCGAGTgtccttctccaaatccaccaTCTAA
- the ptbp3 gene encoding polypyrimidine tract-binding protein 3 isoform X4 — translation MSSSTPSTANGNDSKTYKGDRSPCAPSRVLHVRRVPIEVSEAEVISLGIPFGKVTNLLMLKGKNQAFIEMASEEAAITMVNYYTAATPHVRNQPVYIQYSNHRELKTDNLPNQGRAQAALHAVNAVHSGNMTLSGSATASDGGLMPGQSPVLRIIVENLYYPVSLEVLHQIFSKFGTVLKIITFTKNNQFQALLQYSDAMNAHHAKLALDGQNIYNGCCTLRVEFSKLTSLNVKYNNDKSRDFTRLDLPSGDGQPTLDPTMQTAFGAPGIISSPYPGAGFAPAIGFPQAGLSMQTMPGALGPLTLTSSAMAGRMAIHGMAPNAIHSVLLVSNLNPDSISPHGLFILFGVYGDVHRVKILFNKKENALIQMADATQAQLAMSHLNGQRLYGKVIRVTVSKHQTVQLPREGQEDQGLTKDFSGSPLHRFKKPGSKNFQNIFPPSATLHLSNIPPSTTDDFLKDLFAGSGYTVKAFKFFQKDRKMALIQLGSVEEAIQALIDLHNHDLGENHHLRVSFSKSTI, via the exons ATGAGCAGTTCCACTCCATCCACAG CTAATGGCAACGACAGTAAAACGTATAAAGGAGACCGATCTCCCTGTGCCCCCTCCCGTGTCCTCCACGTCCGCAGAGTTCCCATTGAAGTGTCCGAGGCAGAAGTCATCTCATTAGGAATTCCTTTCGGCAAAGTCACCAACCTGTTGATGCTAAAAGGGAAAAACCAA GCTTTTATAGAAATGGCTTCTGAAGAAGCAGCCATCACCATGGTCAACTACTACACCGCAGCCACGCCCCACGTCCGCAACCAGCCTGTCTACATCCAGTATTCCAACCACCGCGAGCTAAAGACAGACAACCTGCCCAACCAGGGG AGGGCTCAGGCTGCTCTCCATGCTGTCAacgcagtgcattctgggaacaTGACTTTGTCTGGGTCTGCGACGGCCAGTGACGGTGGTTTGATGCCTGGACAAAGTCCTGTGCTTCGCATCATAGTGGAGAATCTCTACTACCCTGTATCTCTAGAAGTGCTGCACCAG ATCTTCTCAAAATTTGGGACCGTCCTGAAGATTATTACCTTCACCAAGAACAACCAGTTTCAGGCCTTGCTGCAATACTCAGATGCAATGAACGCACATCACGCCAAACTG GCTTTGGACGGGCAGAACATCTACAACGGCTGCTGCACGTTGCGTGTGGAATTCTCCAAGCTGACCAGTCTGAATGTGAAATATAACAACGACAAGAGCAGGGACTTCACACGTCTGGACCTTCCCTCAGGGGACGGACAGCCCACGCTAGACCCCACCATGCAGACCGCTTTCG GGGCTCCTGGGATAATCTCCTCTCCATACCCCGGGGCTGGATTCGCACCCGCTATTGGTTTTCCTCAGGCAG GTCTGTCCATGCAGACGATGCCTGGTGCTCTGGGACCTCTGACACTCACTTCATCCGCAATGGCAGGAAGGATGGCCATCCACGGCATGGCCCCCAACGCCATCCACTCTGTTCTCCTCGTCTCCAACCTCAACCCTGAT AGTATATCCCCACATGGACTCTTCATTTTATTCG GAGTCTACGGAGATGTTCACAGGGTGAAGATTCTGTTTAACAAGAAAGAGAATGCTTTAATACAGATGGCCGACGCCACACAAGCTCAGTTGG CCATGAGTCATCTGAACGGTCAGCGTCTGTACGGTAAGGTGATCCGTGTGACCGTCTCAAAGCACCAGACGGTTCAGCTCCCCAGGGAGGGTCAGGAGGATCAGGGTCTGACTAAAGACTTCAGTGGGAGTCCACTCCATCGCTTCAAAAAACCCGGCTCCAAAAATTTCCAGAACATCTTTCCCCCCTCCGCCACTCTGCACCTCTCGAACATCCC GCCCTCCACCACAGATGATTTTCTGAAAGACCTGTTTGCCGGTTCTGGGTACACTGTCAAGGCCTTCAAGTTTTTCCA gaagGACCGCAAGATGGCACTGATTCAGCTGGGGTCGGTGGAAGAAGCCATCCAGGCTCTTATCGACCTCCACAACCACGACCTGGGAGAAAACCACCACCTGCGAGTgtccttctccaaatccaccaTCTAA
- the ptbp3 gene encoding polypyrimidine tract-binding protein 3 isoform X1, protein MDGMSSAFQGDLRKWAPGEPPVSSSSCCHTTMSSSTPSTANGNDSKTYKGDRSPCAPSRVLHVRRVPIEVSEAEVISLGIPFGKVTNLLMLKGKNQAFIEMASEEAAITMVNYYTAATPHVRNQPVYIQYSNHRELKTDNLPNQGRAQAALHAVNAVHSGNMTLSGSATASDGGLMPGQSPVLRIIVENLYYPVSLEVLHQIFSKFGTVLKIITFTKNNQFQALLQYSDAMNAHHAKLALDGQNIYNGCCTLRVEFSKLTSLNVKYNNDKSRDFTRLDLPSGDGQPTLDPTMQTAFGAPGIISSPYPGAGFAPAIGFPQAGLSMQTMPGALGPLTLTSSAMAGRMAIHGMAPNAIHSVLLVSNLNPDSISPHGLFILFGVYGDVHRVKILFNKKENALIQMADATQAQLAMSHLNGQRLYGKVIRVTVSKHQTVQLPREGQEDQGLTKDFSGSPLHRFKKPGSKNFQNIFPPSATLHLSNIPPSTTDDFLKDLFAGSGYTVKAFKFFQKDRKMALIQLGSVEEAIQALIDLHNHDLGENHHLRVSFSKSTI, encoded by the exons GATGTCATCTGCTTTTCAAGGTGACCTCAGAAAG TGGGCACCTGGAGAGCCTCCTGTTTCCTCCTCCTCGTGTTGCCATACTACCATGAGCAGTTCCACTCCATCCACAG CTAATGGCAACGACAGTAAAACGTATAAAGGAGACCGATCTCCCTGTGCCCCCTCCCGTGTCCTCCACGTCCGCAGAGTTCCCATTGAAGTGTCCGAGGCAGAAGTCATCTCATTAGGAATTCCTTTCGGCAAAGTCACCAACCTGTTGATGCTAAAAGGGAAAAACCAA GCTTTTATAGAAATGGCTTCTGAAGAAGCAGCCATCACCATGGTCAACTACTACACCGCAGCCACGCCCCACGTCCGCAACCAGCCTGTCTACATCCAGTATTCCAACCACCGCGAGCTAAAGACAGACAACCTGCCCAACCAGGGG AGGGCTCAGGCTGCTCTCCATGCTGTCAacgcagtgcattctgggaacaTGACTTTGTCTGGGTCTGCGACGGCCAGTGACGGTGGTTTGATGCCTGGACAAAGTCCTGTGCTTCGCATCATAGTGGAGAATCTCTACTACCCTGTATCTCTAGAAGTGCTGCACCAG ATCTTCTCAAAATTTGGGACCGTCCTGAAGATTATTACCTTCACCAAGAACAACCAGTTTCAGGCCTTGCTGCAATACTCAGATGCAATGAACGCACATCACGCCAAACTG GCTTTGGACGGGCAGAACATCTACAACGGCTGCTGCACGTTGCGTGTGGAATTCTCCAAGCTGACCAGTCTGAATGTGAAATATAACAACGACAAGAGCAGGGACTTCACACGTCTGGACCTTCCCTCAGGGGACGGACAGCCCACGCTAGACCCCACCATGCAGACCGCTTTCG GGGCTCCTGGGATAATCTCCTCTCCATACCCCGGGGCTGGATTCGCACCCGCTATTGGTTTTCCTCAGGCAG GTCTGTCCATGCAGACGATGCCTGGTGCTCTGGGACCTCTGACACTCACTTCATCCGCAATGGCAGGAAGGATGGCCATCCACGGCATGGCCCCCAACGCCATCCACTCTGTTCTCCTCGTCTCCAACCTCAACCCTGAT AGTATATCCCCACATGGACTCTTCATTTTATTCG GAGTCTACGGAGATGTTCACAGGGTGAAGATTCTGTTTAACAAGAAAGAGAATGCTTTAATACAGATGGCCGACGCCACACAAGCTCAGTTGG CCATGAGTCATCTGAACGGTCAGCGTCTGTACGGTAAGGTGATCCGTGTGACCGTCTCAAAGCACCAGACGGTTCAGCTCCCCAGGGAGGGTCAGGAGGATCAGGGTCTGACTAAAGACTTCAGTGGGAGTCCACTCCATCGCTTCAAAAAACCCGGCTCCAAAAATTTCCAGAACATCTTTCCCCCCTCCGCCACTCTGCACCTCTCGAACATCCC GCCCTCCACCACAGATGATTTTCTGAAAGACCTGTTTGCCGGTTCTGGGTACACTGTCAAGGCCTTCAAGTTTTTCCA gaagGACCGCAAGATGGCACTGATTCAGCTGGGGTCGGTGGAAGAAGCCATCCAGGCTCTTATCGACCTCCACAACCACGACCTGGGAGAAAACCACCACCTGCGAGTgtccttctccaaatccaccaTCTAA
- the ptbp3 gene encoding polypyrimidine tract-binding protein 3 isoform X2 translates to MGMMSSAFQGDLRKWAPGEPPVSSSSCCHTTMSSSTPSTANGNDSKTYKGDRSPCAPSRVLHVRRVPIEVSEAEVISLGIPFGKVTNLLMLKGKNQAFIEMASEEAAITMVNYYTAATPHVRNQPVYIQYSNHRELKTDNLPNQGRAQAALHAVNAVHSGNMTLSGSATASDGGLMPGQSPVLRIIVENLYYPVSLEVLHQIFSKFGTVLKIITFTKNNQFQALLQYSDAMNAHHAKLALDGQNIYNGCCTLRVEFSKLTSLNVKYNNDKSRDFTRLDLPSGDGQPTLDPTMQTAFGAPGIISSPYPGAGFAPAIGFPQAGLSMQTMPGALGPLTLTSSAMAGRMAIHGMAPNAIHSVLLVSNLNPDSISPHGLFILFGVYGDVHRVKILFNKKENALIQMADATQAQLAMSHLNGQRLYGKVIRVTVSKHQTVQLPREGQEDQGLTKDFSGSPLHRFKKPGSKNFQNIFPPSATLHLSNIPPSTTDDFLKDLFAGSGYTVKAFKFFQKDRKMALIQLGSVEEAIQALIDLHNHDLGENHHLRVSFSKSTI, encoded by the exons GATGTCATCTGCTTTTCAAGGTGACCTCAGAAAG TGGGCACCTGGAGAGCCTCCTGTTTCCTCCTCCTCGTGTTGCCATACTACCATGAGCAGTTCCACTCCATCCACAG CTAATGGCAACGACAGTAAAACGTATAAAGGAGACCGATCTCCCTGTGCCCCCTCCCGTGTCCTCCACGTCCGCAGAGTTCCCATTGAAGTGTCCGAGGCAGAAGTCATCTCATTAGGAATTCCTTTCGGCAAAGTCACCAACCTGTTGATGCTAAAAGGGAAAAACCAA GCTTTTATAGAAATGGCTTCTGAAGAAGCAGCCATCACCATGGTCAACTACTACACCGCAGCCACGCCCCACGTCCGCAACCAGCCTGTCTACATCCAGTATTCCAACCACCGCGAGCTAAAGACAGACAACCTGCCCAACCAGGGG AGGGCTCAGGCTGCTCTCCATGCTGTCAacgcagtgcattctgggaacaTGACTTTGTCTGGGTCTGCGACGGCCAGTGACGGTGGTTTGATGCCTGGACAAAGTCCTGTGCTTCGCATCATAGTGGAGAATCTCTACTACCCTGTATCTCTAGAAGTGCTGCACCAG ATCTTCTCAAAATTTGGGACCGTCCTGAAGATTATTACCTTCACCAAGAACAACCAGTTTCAGGCCTTGCTGCAATACTCAGATGCAATGAACGCACATCACGCCAAACTG GCTTTGGACGGGCAGAACATCTACAACGGCTGCTGCACGTTGCGTGTGGAATTCTCCAAGCTGACCAGTCTGAATGTGAAATATAACAACGACAAGAGCAGGGACTTCACACGTCTGGACCTTCCCTCAGGGGACGGACAGCCCACGCTAGACCCCACCATGCAGACCGCTTTCG GGGCTCCTGGGATAATCTCCTCTCCATACCCCGGGGCTGGATTCGCACCCGCTATTGGTTTTCCTCAGGCAG GTCTGTCCATGCAGACGATGCCTGGTGCTCTGGGACCTCTGACACTCACTTCATCCGCAATGGCAGGAAGGATGGCCATCCACGGCATGGCCCCCAACGCCATCCACTCTGTTCTCCTCGTCTCCAACCTCAACCCTGAT AGTATATCCCCACATGGACTCTTCATTTTATTCG GAGTCTACGGAGATGTTCACAGGGTGAAGATTCTGTTTAACAAGAAAGAGAATGCTTTAATACAGATGGCCGACGCCACACAAGCTCAGTTGG CCATGAGTCATCTGAACGGTCAGCGTCTGTACGGTAAGGTGATCCGTGTGACCGTCTCAAAGCACCAGACGGTTCAGCTCCCCAGGGAGGGTCAGGAGGATCAGGGTCTGACTAAAGACTTCAGTGGGAGTCCACTCCATCGCTTCAAAAAACCCGGCTCCAAAAATTTCCAGAACATCTTTCCCCCCTCCGCCACTCTGCACCTCTCGAACATCCC GCCCTCCACCACAGATGATTTTCTGAAAGACCTGTTTGCCGGTTCTGGGTACACTGTCAAGGCCTTCAAGTTTTTCCA gaagGACCGCAAGATGGCACTGATTCAGCTGGGGTCGGTGGAAGAAGCCATCCAGGCTCTTATCGACCTCCACAACCACGACCTGGGAGAAAACCACCACCTGCGAGTgtccttctccaaatccaccaTCTAA